ACCTTGGTGGGATTGTGCGCGTAGTCGTCCACGACGAGGATGCCGTCGACGTCGCCGCGCACGCTGAACCGGCGGGCGACGCCCTCGAACGCCGCGAGGGCCCCCGCCGTGACGTCCGGAGCGATCCCCAGCTCTGTCGCGACGGCGAGCGCTCCGATCGCGTTCTGCGCGTTGTAGGCGCCGGGGATCGCGAGCGCGATCCGGCCGATGACCGCGCCGCCGCGCCGTGCTTCCACGACGGTGCGGTGGCCCGACGTCTCGAGCACGCGCCCGCCGTAGTCCGGGACGCCCTCGAGGCCGTACGTCAGGGTGCGCGATCCCGCGTCCCGGACCAGCGCCCGGCCCGCCGGCGCATCGGTGCACACCGCGGCGAACCCGGAGGCCGGGACGGTGGCGAGGAACTGCCGGAACGTCGTCATGAGCCGCGCTTCGGAGCCGTAGAAGTCCAGGTGGTCGGTGGCGTCGAGCGGCGTCACGACGGCGATCGACGGTGTGATCCAGACGAGCGACCCGTCGCTTTCGTCCACCTCCGCCACGACCTCGGGCCCGGCCCCGACGCGCGCGGTCCCGCCGAAGGACGCGACGTCGCCGCCGACCAGCACGGTCGGATCCCGGCCGGCCCGCGCCAGGATCGCGCCGAGCATGGCGGTCGTCGTCGTTTTGCCGTGGGTGCCGACGACCGCGATCGCATCGCGGCCGCGCATGAGCTCGGCCAGCATCCGCGCCCGGTGCACGATCGGCAGCCCGCGCGCGACCGCGGTACGCACCTCGACGTTCTCGTCGGGTACCGCACGGCTGACGATCACGATCTGGGCTCCCTCGACGTTGGGCGCCGCGTGTCCGACGTGCACGACCGCGCCGGCGGCTCTGAGGCGCCGCGTCGTCTCGCTTTCCCGGAGATCGGAGCCGGACACGGCGCAGCCGCGCGCCAGCAGCACGCGGGCGATGGCGCTCATCCCGGCTCCGCCGATGCCGACGAAATGGGCGCGCGCGCCCCGGACGATCGCCAGGCCGGTGCCGGGATCGGGAGGGCTGCCGGACGCGGTCATGCGTGGGATTCCTTCGACACGGCCGCGGCGGCGCCGCGGCGGACCCGTTCCAGCAGCGCGAGAACCCGGTCCGCGGCGTCGGGACGGCCGAGCGCCCTCGACCGCGCGGCCATCGCGTCCCGGCGGCCGGGCGTTTCGAGGATCTCGAGCACTTCGCGGGCCAAGGTTCCTCCGTCCAGCGCCTCGTCGGCGACGAGCGACGCGGCGCCGGCGCGGACGAGCGGCGCCGCGTTCTCCGCCTGGTGTCCCCCGGCCGCGTAGCGGTACGGCACGAGCACCGCCGGCAGCCCGCAGGCCGTGACCTCCGCGAGCGCCGTCGCGCCGCAGCGGCTGATCACCAAATCCGCGCACGCGTACGCGAGACCGATCTGCTCGAAGTACGGCACCCGCACGTGCCGGATGCCGGCCGTGTCCGCGGGCATGCCGGCAGCGGCGGCGGCGGCCGGCGCCTCCGGCCCCGTGCCGGGGCCGCGCCAGCCGCGGCCGGTCTGATGCAGAATTTGGAGATCCGTCCGGCCCGCCAACCGCGTCACCATCTCGTCCACGGCGGCGTTGAGGCGGGCCGCGCCCTGACTTCCCCCGATCGCCAGGATCGTCCGCCGCGCGGGATCCAGCGCGAAGGCACGAAGCCCGTCGCTTCGCGGCGTCGCGTAGATCTCCGGGCGGACCGGAAGACCGGTCACGAGGGCCCGGCCCCCGGGGATGCGCACCGCCGCGTCATCCGACGTCACCGCGACGGCGCGGGCGAACCGCGCGAGGAAGGCGTTCGCGCGGCCCGGCGCGGCGTTGCCCTCCACCAGCACGATGGGAATGCGCATCACCCACGCCGCGAGGACCGGCGGCGCCGCGGCGATGCCCCCGGTGGCGACAACGGCGTCCGGCCTGAACCGGGCGACGATCGCGGCCGACTGCACGAATCCGGCGGCCGCGGTCCCCAGCGCCACCGCGGTGCGGCGCGCCGAGCGGCTGCGCGGCGGCCGCACCGCGAGGCCGGCAAATGGGACGCCGGCGGCCGGGACGAGCGACGCCTCCATGCCCGACGCGCTGCCGACGAACAGCACCCGCGCGGACGGATCGCGGCGGCGGAGTGCCTGGGCGAGTGCGAGCGCGGGATAGACGTGACCGCCCGTGCCGCCGCCGGCGAGCATGAGGTTCATCCGCGGGCCCAGGCGGAGTGCCGGCGAACGATCGCGCGCCGCGACTTCGAGGTGACGACCTCTTCCTCGGGACGCGCGTACTGCGAGATGTTCAAGAGGATGCCGACGGCGATGTCGTTCAGCACGAGCGACGACCCGCCGAAGCTGATAAACGGCAGCGGAACTCCCGTGATCGGCAGCGACCCGGAGACGACGCCGATATTGAGGACGGCCTGGCCGACGAGCATGGTGGTGAGGCCCGAGACGAGCAGCGCGCCGTACCGGTCGGGGCAGCGCGTGGCGATTCGGTATCCCCAGATCGCCAGCGCCGCGAACAGTGCGATCACGACGATGCTGCCGACGAGGCCGAGCTCCTCGCCGATGATCGCGAAGATGAAGTCGGTGTGGCGCTCAGGCAAGTAGAAGAACTTCTGGCGGCTGTGCCCAAGCCCCAATCCGAGCAGCCCGCCGGAGCCGATCGCGAGCAGCGACTGAATGATGTGGAAGCCGCTGCCGCGCGGATCACGCCATGGGTGGAGGAACGCCAAGAGGCGCTGGCTCCGGTAGCCGGCGTGCAGAATGACACCGAGCACCGCCGGCACGGCGAGCGCGCCGACGCCGGCCAGATGCGTGAGCCGCGCCCCCCCTACAAAGAGCATCACGAAACCGATAATCACGAGGATCAGCGCGGACCCAAGATCCGGCTGCTTCACGATCGGCACCGCCGCGAGGCCGAGCACCACGAGCGGCGGAATCATCCCCGCGCCGAACTCGCGCGTTCGGGAGCCGCGGTTGGCCAGGAAGTGCGCCAGGTAGAGAATCAGCGCGAGCTTGGCCAGCTCGGCCGGCTGGAAGTTGAGCGGACCGCCGAAGGAGATCCACCGCCGCGCGCCGCCGGCCACGCGGCCGACGTGCGGGATCAGCACCAGCACGAGGGTGACGAGCGTCCCGAGCAGCAGCGGAAACGTGAAGCGCCGCAGCCGGACGTAGTGGATGCGCCACGCCGCCAACATGCCGGCGAGCCCGATCAGCTCATAGAGCAGCTGGCGCTTCAGGAACCAGGAGCCGTCGTGGTACTGCGCCTGCGCCGCGACCGAGCTCGCGCTGTACACCATCACGATGCCGATGCACGTGAGCAGTAGGACGATCGTAAAGAGGCCCCACGCGGCGCCGCGCCGGTGGATCAGGTCCACGACCGGCCTCCCCCCTGCGGCCCTCCGGCCCCCAGGGGACCTTTGGCCGCCGTCTTCGTGTCGTCGCGGCCCGCGCCCGGCGTGGTCTCGCGGGCGAGGGATGCGACCAGCGCCTGGTAGTGCTCCGCCCGGTGGCGGTAGTCCCGGTACTGGTCGAAGCTCTCGCACGAGGGCGACAGGGTCACCGCGTCGCCCGGCCGCGCGAGCGCCCGCGCGGCGGGCACCGCTTCGTCGAGCGTCCCGCACCGCACCACCGGCGCCGTCACGCCCGCGGCGGCGATCGCCTCGGCAAGCAGCGGCGCCATCGCGCCGAAGACGACGACGCCGCGCACGGTCTGCGCGGCGAGCGCTTCGGCGACCGGCGCGAAGTCCCGCGCCGACGCGTTGCGGCGCATGCCGCCGGCCAGCAGCACGAGCGGGCGGTCGAACGCGCGCACGGCGGCCGCGGCCGCGGCCGGGTTGGTCGCGAGCGAGTCTTCGTAATACCGGACGCCGCCGACCTCGGCGATGAGGGCGAGGCGGTGCGGCAGGCCGCGGAACTCGCGCAGCACCGCGCCGATCGCGGGCGCGCCGGCCCCGGCGACGCGCGCGGCGAGGGCGGCGGCCAGCGCGTTCTCGAGGGTGTGGGCCCCCGGCGACTGCAGGCGCGCGTCCGCAAGGTCCTCCTCTCGTCCGTCCAGCCGCAGCACGATCCGGCCGTCTACGACGCACGCCCCCTCGTCGACCGCCCGGGTCCGGCTCCAGAAGAGCACCCGGCCGCGCGCGCCCGCGGCGAACCCCCGCGTCACCGGATCGTCCCCGTTGAGCAGCGCCCAGTCGTCCGCGCGCTGGTAGGCGAGAATCCCGCGCTTCGTCTCGGCGTACGCGTCGAACGAGCCGTGGTCGTCGAGATGGTGCGCGGCGACGTTCGTCACGACCGCCACGTGCGGGCTGTGCCCGAGGCCCACCAGCTGGCGGTTGCTGATCTCGACGACGAGCACGGCCTGCGGCGTGACCTCCGCGAGGCGGTACAGAATCGGCACGTGCGTGCGGTCGTTGCCGGTCTCGAACGTCGCGCGGCCGCTCCGCGCCAGCATCGTCGCGGCGAGGCGCACGACGGTGAACTTGCCGTTCGTGCCGGTGACCCCCACGATCGGACAGGGGACCGTCTCGAAGAAGAGCGCCGTCATGCTGCTGAGCGGCACCCCCCGGTCCCGTGCGCGGCGGACGGGCGCGTTCTCGGCGTGCCGGAACCACGCCTGACTCACGTAGATGATCTCGGCGGCGTCGATGCCCTCGAGGTAGCGATCGCCGAAGCAGCGCGTGATCGGGGCGCCGGCGAGCCGCTCGAGCGCCGCGGCCTGCTCGTCCTGCGTCATCCACTGGTGCGTGCGGCGGAACGCGCCGGGAAACGCGTCGGCGCCCGCGAGATCGTGCGCGGTGATCGTCGTGATGCCGTGTGCGAGGAGAAAATCCACGACCGTCGAGCCTTCCGTCCCGGAGAAGCCGAGCACGTGAATGCGGCGGCCGCGCAGACGCGCGAGCACGTCGGCCATCACGGCCGCAGCCCCACGCCGACCGCGGCCAGCAGCGCCCCGCAGAGCCAGAACCGCACGACCGTCTGCGTCTCGGTCCAGCCGCACAGCTCGAAGTGGTGGTGCAGCGGGCTCATCCGGAAGAGCCGGCGCCCGCCGGTCGACTTGAACCACGCCACCTGCAACATGACCGACAGAGCCTCCGCGACCGCGACGCCGCCGACGATCAGCATCAACACCTCTCGTTTGGAGAGTACCCCGGCCACGGCGAGCGCCGCGCCCAGCCCGATCGATCCGACGTCGCCCATGAACACGCCGGCCGGATAGGCGTTGTGCCACAGGAAGCCGAGCGCGGCGCCGCCCGTGGCCGCGGCAATCACGGCCGCCGGGCCCGCGCCGGCCCGAGCCGCCAGCACCGCGAGCGCCCCCGCCCCGATCGCGACCGTGCCCGCGGCCAAGCCGTCGAGTCCGTCGGTCAGGTTGACCGCGTTGACCATGCCGACGACGAGGAGCAGGCAAAAGACGGGATACCCCCAGCCGAGCTCCCAGCGCACGGGAGTCCCGGGAATCTCGAGCGCGCCGCCGAGGTGGGGCTGCCGCAGCACGTACACGCCGAGCAGCAGCGCCGCGGGAATCTGCAGGGCGAACTTTTCCCGCGCGCGCAGGCCCAGGTTTCGTCCGCGCACGAGCGAGAGCGCGTCGTCGAGAGCGCCGATCGCGGCAAACACCGCGACCGCGGCGAGTCCGACGAGGAGATCCGGCCCGAGCCGCCCGGCCCAGGCACCGGCCGCGACGGCCGCGGCCAGCAGCGCGCCGATGATGAGCAGGCCCCCCATCGTCGGCGTGCCGGCCTTCGCGGCGTGCAGCGCGGCCGCGGAGGGATCGAGGGTCATCTTGCGCGCCACCGCGTCCTCGCGCACCCGCTGCGCGGCGCCGGCGCGCGCGAGCCGGGCGATGAGCGGCCGGCCGCCCACGACGACCAGCAGGCACGCGAGGATCCACGCCGCGGCGAGGGCCGGCGTCATCCCGCGCGCCGCGGGGCCTCGCGCCCCGTCTCGTGCGGGGCCTCCGGGCGGAGGCCGTCTACGATCTGCTCCATCGCCAGCGCCCGCGAGCCCTTCACCAACACCACGGCCCCGGGGCGGATTTCCCGCCGCAGCGCACCGAGCGCATCCGCGCGATCGATGGTGTGCACGACGCGCGGCAGTCCGGCCTCGCCGGCCGCCCCCGCCAGGTCCGCGGCCAGGGGGCCGAGCGCGATCAGCACGTCGACTCCCCGCCGCGCCACCTCGCGTCCGACCCCGCGGTGGGCCTCCATCGAGAGCGCTCCGAGCTCGCGCATATCGCCGAGGACCGCGATCCGCGGCCGCCCCGCAAACTCGTCCATCAGGTCGAGCGCGGCCTCCATCGAGCGCGGACTGCTGTTGTACACGTCGTTGATCACGACGGCGCCCCCGAGCCGCAGCACCTCGAGGCGTTTCGCCATCGCCCGCGCGCGGCCGAGGCCGCGCGCGATCCCGGCCGCGGGGACGCCGAGGGCCGCCCCGGCCGCCGCGGCCGCGAGCGCGTTGCGGATCGCGTGCCGCCCCGGGACGGCGAGCGCGACGGGGATCTCGTCTCCCCCGACGCGCAGGACAAACGTGCTGCCCTCCCCCGGCCGCATCCGGACGTCCCGGGCCGTCGCGTCCGCGTCCCCGAACCCGAACGTGATCACGCGCGCCGGCCCCCGGCCTGCCAGGC
This DNA window, taken from bacterium, encodes the following:
- the murG gene encoding undecaprenyldiphospho-muramoylpentapeptide beta-N-acetylglucosaminyltransferase, coding for MNLMLAGGGTGGHVYPALALAQALRRRDPSARVLFVGSASGMEASLVPAAGVPFAGLAVRPPRSRSARRTAVALGTAAAGFVQSAAIVARFRPDAVVATGGIAAAPPVLAAWVMRIPIVLVEGNAAPGRANAFLARFARAVAVTSDDAAVRIPGGRALVTGLPVRPEIYATPRSDGLRAFALDPARRTILAIGGSQGAARLNAAVDEMVTRLAGRTDLQILHQTGRGWRGPGTGPEAPAAAAAAGMPADTAGIRHVRVPYFEQIGLAYACADLVISRCGATALAEVTACGLPAVLVPYRYAAGGHQAENAAPLVRAGAASLVADEALDGGTLAREVLEILETPGRRDAMAARSRALGRPDAADRVLALLERVRRGAAAAVSKESHA
- the murF gene encoding UDP-N-acetylmuramoyl-tripeptide--D-alanyl-D-alanine ligase; its protein translation is MTPVSISAADAARLAGGAVVRGDPAASVCGAAIDSREVEPGMLFVALRGEHADGHRFVGEALRRGAGAALISADAAGEAAGAGAVLIRAADTLLGLQRLGRGLRERRPLRVVGITGSVGKTSTKEMTALVLAERFETARSPENWNTEIGIPLVLVNLPAAASVAVLELAMRGPGQIRELVEIARPQIGVVTAIGESHMDFFETREQLAAAKGELIEGLPPEGVAVLNADDPLALGLAGRGPARVITFGFGDADATARDVRMRPGEGSTFVLRVGGDEIPVALAVPGRHAIRNALAAAAAGAALGVPAAGIARGLGRARAMAKRLEVLRLGGAVVINDVYNSSPRSMEAALDLMDEFAGRPRIAVLGDMRELGALSMEAHRGVGREVARRGVDVLIALGPLAADLAGAAGEAGLPRVVHTIDRADALGALRREIRPGAVVLVKGSRALAMEQIVDGLRPEAPHETGREAPRRAG
- the ftsW gene encoding putative lipid II flippase FtsW — protein: MDLIHRRGAAWGLFTIVLLLTCIGIVMVYSASSVAAQAQYHDGSWFLKRQLLYELIGLAGMLAAWRIHYVRLRRFTFPLLLGTLVTLVLVLIPHVGRVAGGARRWISFGGPLNFQPAELAKLALILYLAHFLANRGSRTREFGAGMIPPLVVLGLAAVPIVKQPDLGSALILVIIGFVMLFVGGARLTHLAGVGALAVPAVLGVILHAGYRSQRLLAFLHPWRDPRGSGFHIIQSLLAIGSGGLLGLGLGHSRQKFFYLPERHTDFIFAIIGEELGLVGSIVVIALFAALAIWGYRIATRCPDRYGALLVSGLTTMLVGQAVLNIGVVSGSLPITGVPLPFISFGGSSLVLNDIAVGILLNISQYARPEEEVVTSKSRRAIVRRHSAWARG
- the murD gene encoding UDP-N-acetylmuramoyl-L-alanine--D-glutamate ligase, whose translation is MADVLARLRGRRIHVLGFSGTEGSTVVDFLLAHGITTITAHDLAGADAFPGAFRRTHQWMTQDEQAAALERLAGAPITRCFGDRYLEGIDAAEIIYVSQAWFRHAENAPVRRARDRGVPLSSMTALFFETVPCPIVGVTGTNGKFTVVRLAATMLARSGRATFETGNDRTHVPILYRLAEVTPQAVLVVEISNRQLVGLGHSPHVAVVTNVAAHHLDDHGSFDAYAETKRGILAYQRADDWALLNGDDPVTRGFAAGARGRVLFWSRTRAVDEGACVVDGRIVLRLDGREEDLADARLQSPGAHTLENALAAALAARVAGAGAPAIGAVLREFRGLPHRLALIAEVGGVRYYEDSLATNPAAAAAAVRAFDRPLVLLAGGMRRNASARDFAPVAEALAAQTVRGVVVFGAMAPLLAEAIAAAGVTAPVVRCGTLDEAVPAARALARPGDAVTLSPSCESFDQYRDYRHRAEHYQALVASLARETTPGAGRDDTKTAAKGPLGAGGPQGGGRSWT
- the murC gene encoding UDP-N-acetylmuramate--L-alanine ligase codes for the protein MTASGSPPDPGTGLAIVRGARAHFVGIGGAGMSAIARVLLARGCAVSGSDLRESETTRRLRAAGAVVHVGHAAPNVEGAQIVIVSRAVPDENVEVRTAVARGLPIVHRARMLAELMRGRDAIAVVGTHGKTTTTAMLGAILARAGRDPTVLVGGDVASFGGTARVGAGPEVVAEVDESDGSLVWITPSIAVVTPLDATDHLDFYGSEARLMTTFRQFLATVPASGFAAVCTDAPAGRALVRDAGSRTLTYGLEGVPDYGGRVLETSGHRTVVEARRGGAVIGRIALAIPGAYNAQNAIGALAVATELGIAPDVTAGALAAFEGVARRFSVRGDVDGILVVDDYAHNPTKVAALLAAARRGWPAARIVAVFQPHRFTRTQTVGHQFARAFDPVDEVIVTEIYAADERPIPGVDAGIIVRAVSAHRPVRFVPDLADAAALVAAEARRGDLILTIGAGDVWKVAEDVAARLRGHPASTTTWPETGPPAPLGAEAPRG
- the mraY gene encoding phospho-N-acetylmuramoyl-pentapeptide-transferase gives rise to the protein MTPALAAAWILACLLVVVGGRPLIARLARAGAAQRVREDAVARKMTLDPSAAALHAAKAGTPTMGGLLIIGALLAAAVAAGAWAGRLGPDLLVGLAAVAVFAAIGALDDALSLVRGRNLGLRAREKFALQIPAALLLGVYVLRQPHLGGALEIPGTPVRWELGWGYPVFCLLLVVGMVNAVNLTDGLDGLAAGTVAIGAGALAVLAARAGAGPAAVIAAATGGAALGFLWHNAYPAGVFMGDVGSIGLGAALAVAGVLSKREVLMLIVGGVAVAEALSVMLQVAWFKSTGGRRLFRMSPLHHHFELCGWTETQTVVRFWLCGALLAAVGVGLRP